GGGATTGGCAATGATACGCCAACGCCAGAATGGTAAAGAATGGTTCAACGCCCAAACCATCGCAGTGCTAATGTTCGGGCATCGCAATACCAGCCTTCTATTATTTGAACGGGGTAAGATGACGGCGGGTTACACCAATGGGCTGGGCTTTCACCAAATGGTAAAGCGAGTAATTGAGCGCACATCTGGGCAGGATGCCACTGCTTTAACCTCTGCCATCTATGCAGCCGGTTCAGATATCACGACTGATAACCAAGCAATTCGCACTCTGGTCAAAAGTAGAGAACCTAAAAATCTTGATTATGAATTGCAGATGATTGTTAATGCCATTGCTACTGCTAAAGCTGAGTATTGGTCTAGGCTTTACGATTGGCTGGAATCAACTTTACCTGCGGTGAACGAGGTGATTTTGAGTGGTGGCGCAGCATTGTACTTAGAGCAAGAGTTACAAGACTGCTTTCAAGAAATTTCAACTTATTGGGGAGCTGATTTACAGCAGCAGGTACAAGAAGTATTCAAGGATAAAAGTAATGATTATTGCCATACTTTCCGAGAGCAGGAAGCTTTGTCGTTTAGGTTGATTGATGCGTTTGGTTTGTTTATGCGGTTTAGAGCGCAAATCGAGAAGGTAGCATGACTATGACTAATAATAAATTACGTGAAAATCATGACACTAATAGACAGCGCAAAATTTTTAGATTTTCTTACCATCCTTACTCAAATACGGTAGACGGGCAATTAATTGCATATTTGCAACAGGGAGATGAAGTGCGTTCTAGCAAAGAGATGGTATTACAGGCATTACGAATGTGCTGGTTGCCTTTAGCATACAAAGCACAAGCAGATACAGGTGTAGATATTAGCGATCAAGAACTACGTCGGGTAGGGTTGATTTGTTGTCATGCCCTGGAACAACATTTGGCTTATTTGCGGATGGAACTAGGATTACCACATAAATCAAGTGATGTTTTGCCTATGCCTATAAGCACTATGACCAATCCTCAAACGCTTGCTACTATGTTC
This sequence is a window from Tolypothrix sp. PCC 7712. Protein-coding genes within it:
- a CDS encoding ParM/StbA family protein, which produces MSNLIVSFDPGASLTKIVYELATEGKPCLMTMEPEMLKLPQSSIDAYMSSRKGLESPKPVDEAWVSSSANGDTQCTVVGFLARQFSASARLDKLKYETSIHKALAVIGAIAQHNKLPNRFSLSLTSLLPYGEYQNRQAFEQQLQSALKDFRFRGQRLRVKLERFECLPEGAGLAMIRQRQNGKEWFNAQTIAVLMFGHRNTSLLLFERGKMTAGYTNGLGFHQMVKRVIERTSGQDATALTSAIYAAGSDITTDNQAIRTLVKSREPKNLDYELQMIVNAIATAKAEYWSRLYDWLESTLPAVNEVILSGGAALYLEQELQDCFQEISTYWGADLQQQVQEVFKDKSNDYCHTFREQEALSFRLIDAFGLFMRFRAQIEKVA